In Methanomicrobium antiquum, one DNA window encodes the following:
- a CDS encoding DUF2124 family protein, with product MEVKETLKGVPGLLRPFKKFLEDENLSENSQIVFYGCPGTCLPFIELIAFAIRSLPVKCIFVPFLEEEKAAALTIIDGMGAQINPGKVKPDPKVVVIMGGLSMPNIPVTAEDTLNTISKYDAKVVGICFMEMLEKEGWTEKINFDMIIDAAIDPVKVYR from the coding sequence ATGGAAGTAAAAGAAACTCTAAAAGGAGTCCCCGGACTTCTAAGACCCTTTAAAAAATTCTTAGAGGATGAAAACCTATCAGAAAACAGCCAGATTGTATTTTACGGATGCCCCGGAACATGTCTTCCGTTTATAGAGCTTATTGCATTTGCAATACGAAGTCTGCCGGTAAAATGCATTTTTGTACCTTTCCTTGAGGAGGAAAAAGCCGCGGCCCTCACAATAATTGATGGCATGGGTGCACAGATAAATCCCGGAAAAGTAAAGCCTGACCCAAAGGTGGTTGTTATAATGGGCGGACTTTCGATGCCAAACATTCCTGTAACAGCAGAAGATACACTAAATACAATCTCAAAATATGACGCAAAAGTTGTTGGAATATGCTTTATGGAGATGCTTGAAAAAGAGGGCTGGACTGAGAAGATAAACTTTGATATGATTATTGACGCCGCAATAGATCCGGTAAAAGTCTATCGTTAA
- the frhB gene encoding coenzyme F420 hydrogenase subunit beta, whose protein sequence is MVLGNYKTAVSARAADADILKCSQDGGIVTQLFAYALEEGIIDGAIVAGPGDEPFKPEPIVATSKAELLAARGTKYSISPNMMLIKEATRSYGLDKVGIVGTPCQMQALRKAQLYPLGMRKVPDKIALAIGIFCMENFPYQGLESIVEDHCNIKMESAVKMDIGKGKFSVYTERGALSQIPLGATHKYEQPGCHVCLDYVANLADVSTGSVGSPDGWSTVFVRTKKGEDVWSKAVAAGYFETKDIAGVKPGLDLVTKLATGKIDKNQKTLEERASFGVGKGLRNPYI, encoded by the coding sequence ATGGTACTTGGAAATTACAAGACAGCAGTATCTGCACGTGCAGCAGACGCAGATATTCTGAAATGCTCCCAGGACGGAGGAATTGTAACACAGCTCTTTGCATATGCTCTCGAAGAGGGTATTATTGACGGAGCAATTGTTGCAGGACCTGGCGATGAGCCATTCAAGCCTGAGCCAATTGTCGCAACATCAAAAGCAGAACTTCTTGCAGCACGTGGTACCAAATATTCAATCAGCCCGAACATGATGCTTATCAAAGAAGCAACACGTTCATATGGTCTTGATAAGGTTGGTATTGTGGGAACCCCATGCCAGATGCAGGCTTTGAGAAAAGCACAGCTTTACCCACTTGGAATGCGTAAAGTTCCTGACAAAATTGCACTTGCAATTGGTATTTTCTGCATGGAAAACTTCCCATATCAGGGTCTTGAATCAATTGTTGAAGACCACTGTAATATCAAGATGGAATCTGCAGTTAAGATGGATATCGGAAAGGGCAAGTTCTCAGTATACACAGAGCGTGGAGCTCTTTCACAGATTCCGCTCGGTGCAACACACAAATATGAACAGCCCGGATGCCACGTATGTCTTGACTACGTAGCAAACCTTGCTGATGTTTCAACAGGTTCAGTTGGAAGCCCTGATGGATGGAGCACAGTCTTTGTACGCACAAAGAAGGGTGAGGATGTCTGGTCAAAGGCAGTAGCCGCAGGCTACTTTGAGACAAAGGACATTGCAGGCGTAAAGCCAGGCCTTGACCTTGTCACAAAACTTGCAACAGGCAAGATTGACAAGAATCAGAAGACACTTGAGGAGCGTGCCTCCTTTGGTGTCGGCAAGGGCCTTCGCAACCCTTACATCTAA